Genomic window (Musa acuminata AAA Group cultivar baxijiao chromosome BXJ1-9, Cavendish_Baxijiao_AAA, whole genome shotgun sequence):
AAGACTTACTTTTCTGAAAGAACCAAGCATTAGCTGAATATGCCCACTCTCCACCAATGCAAATATTCTTGAGTTCTCCAACTCAATGGCTCGCCCATACGACTGTTGCAAGGCAAATGAATGACAGCACGATAACAATTACACAGCAGAATTGGGGAAATtgatcataaaatttttttcCCACATTATCAGGGGCACCAAAGCACCTAGAGATTTAACGTTGGTATAATTTCAGGAAGCAACAGATTTAACAGACAGATATATCAGAAAATAGGGACCACACCTTAACAGCTGCAGTAAACATGCCCAAGCGATGGTAGGCAAGACCAAGCGCCTGAAATAACAGAATTAACAATCAgggatatttaaaattaaaaagtcAAATATAGAGCTAGAATGACTTGTCAAATAACACACTTCCCACAAGTCAGCACATGCCGGGAATCCTCGTATAGCATGCTGAAGGCTCTGTACTGCCTCAGACCATCTCCTCTGGTGGACCTGAAATTTATGATACAGCATGAATATATCCATAAAACTTTGTTGCAGCCAGTGCAACTTGTTTCACTCAAATAAAACATATGTGGAATCTTTCTTTTCCTCtataattatgtgacaaataagtATAACACCAACATAGTAACATAGCTTCCAGCAACACATGGCACACAATGACAACCACGTAATAATATACAAGAGAAATCAAAGAGCAATTGTCATTAAAACCTGCAAGTATCCCAATCTCTGGAATGCCCAGAAAGCTCTGGGAGACTTCTCAGATGCTTCTCTACACACCGCAATCTCCAAGCTTTCCTTTCCTTCTCCATCCAGCAGATCACACAGCGCCTCCTGCATACATAAATAAAAGGCTAACAAATAAAACAAACGTTTCGCGGTAATACTCAGTATAACAGTTTACAAGCCTGACACAAGTTCAATAAGTGGGAACAAAAATAACTCACGCCAGCTTCAGAATCATGGGGATTAAGGGCGACAGCCCTCTGGTAGCACTTTGCAGACCTCTGTGCATCGACGGAAACCGTGCTGTAGTAATGCCCCAGAAAGCGGAATGCGACGCCGTCACTAGGGTTCAGCTTCGCAGAGGCCAAAAAATGCTCGGCTGCTCTCTCCCTTAATTGCTTCGATTGGTCAGCTTGATCATCTACTGCTTCGCCCTTTTTCCACAAGAAGAGGCCCTAAAGAAAtagaaacaaaataaaataaaatagacacGGAGAAGTCCACATACTTGTTCTGCACAatttaaaacaaataaaaatcaAAGGGGAAGGAAGGTAGCCGGACTGAGAGAGAAAATGTAATAATCGGAGCGTACGATGTTATAATGGTGCGACGGATTATCGGGATCGGAATCTAGGGTTTCCTGCAGCTGCCGAAGGAGATCTTCGTCGCCCTGCTACAAGAGTGAGATATTTAGCAGTCAATCCAAGACGGAtttaaaaggaagagatttggggAACGGAGAGAGACAACAAACGAAAAGAAATGATTATGTGATAAAAAGGGAGACCGGTCGAGACATCTCTGGGTGCATGCAAAGACGGAGGAAGAACCAGAGCTACGCAAAGCGGCCCAAGAAGCAGGAAGGGGCCgaagaaaaaggaggaaaaagaaagaacagaAGAGCGAATCAGTGCGGGAAAAGTAGAGGTAGATTAGGGTGTGGGGGCCCGGGGGCGCGCGCGGGGGCGGAAGGAGGGGGTGGGTTTGGGGGTGTGGGTGTGGGGGAACGGTTCAAGAGAGGCGATGGACGAAGCCGATCGGCCGAACATCATCGTAGGCCGAGGATTCGGGTCCATTGGACCATGGGCTGCGTTGCGATAGACCGTGTCCAAGTTCGGGTTCGATGGATATGAACGTGATTTGGACTATAATCTttggattataaaatatattgattTGGTTTGGGATTAACGATAGCAGTCAATATAATGACCTGAGGTATACATATACCATTAATGATATCAGATCTTTGCGTGTAATTTCGATAAAATATCCAGATGTAACGGATTCAGGTTCAAACCTCCGATAGACTCCTAACTGACCTATTTGCCTTGCGCAATTGGAAGTTTAATGGATGGAGTCTTCGTTACCTTGTATTCATCTGTAATGCTAGAATTTTTAGCtctaatcataaaaatatattgatataattaattcaaatttgacaTGATCAATTCTGATTGCACCTAGCAAAATTATTTCATACCAATCCTTGTTGCATCGGgaagagacaaaaaaaaatgtTTGACAAAAAATTCTTGTATCTCATATTCCATATCTCACCTCAATCtcagtataaaaaaatatttatattttatgttcACCTTCTATTGTTTTCATAAAAGATTGGTGCTAAGACTCCTTTCTCGATtaaattagttttgatttattAGTTGTGGGCAAAAAAATActtataaataatttaagatCCCAAGTTGCTCAAGTTTAGTTCCTAGAGTGGCCATCTTACATGGTATCAGACTTTCTAATCATTATTAGctataaaatattaacttaatGATTAAATAATCCTTTATAAGTCATACTAACATGGCATATTTAACTAGTGCTTCCTCGTCTCCAATATAACATGGCTTTTTATGTCgagttatgattaataaataataataatcatatcatttaTCCTAATATACTTTAAATAAAAGATCTATATTTCGAAGGATAATGTCTATCTTCTCATATACTTCTTTTTGTTATGAATAATAACAAAGGGATGCTTTCGAATTGCCTATCTATATTTGCTACTTCAAATGTTTTTCATACGAGTATTAGCTCCACTAGTGCAAGAATTACACCTCCCTGGATCCTCAACAGAGGTTGGACAATTTGTGGACTGGTCTTCGTGTACTTCTGTTGTGTCGTTTTTCCTAATGTCATCCAGCAGAAGCAAAAAAGTTATTTTCAGTACATACTGCAGAAGAGAAATAACTTACAATATTATCCAGATGAAAATGAAAAATAGAAACACCACAACAAACGGCACATAAACACATCTAACAATCAACACTAATGAAATCACTTGGCAGAATAATGGTTTTTAGTTTCCTGTCTTAAGAACCCTATTCTCCTAAGAATGACATAAGTGTCAGGAATATTATCACTTCTCTCCTATGGAAGCTTTGTCTGCTACtggtttttctttttcacttCACATAATTTCTCAATGACCTCAAGTAAAGTTATAATATGTTAATTACTCTAATTTGAAAGGCTCATTTGAGAGGTTTAAGATATTATAGCACTTCATTTAGAAGAGAGGATAATTATAATTAAGTGTTATGAATGAGTCGGTACTAatagagaggggtgaattagtgcagcagataaaatcatcgattttaacaaattttcattcgattaaaatcgattttggaaagatAGCTTAAAATTGAAAACGTACGGAAGTGtagtaagtaaagtagtttgcaatgtaaGTAAAAAcgttaaaggaaatgcaaatcaaattttatagtggttcggtcatcgtgacctacatccactcccgattcttcttccgtcgaggccaccggcatctactatcggtcttccttcaatgggtgaagaccaattaccctcttacaacactttctccttttcataagtttaggagataacctttacaagttacTCTTTTACAAATATTCCCTTAtatacctcccttaggactaactctaagcactatgagaagggaactcaatgttttggcagagtttactcagtttttttttctctagaattcttgctcctttcttactacccaagtagggtatttataagtcctaaatggtttcaaaaatgaagcaaaaaatttAAACTTCTAGATCTTCCAAGTATGGGCAGTACTATTGcctacactaggtggtaccatcgcctgcactaggcggtaccatcacctatagcttgacactgggcagtaccacctcccagtctagcggtaccaccacctgacagcctcggagatcgaGTTTTTTTAGTTTTCCAATTCACATGAGGTTCTACCGcttgttctggcggtgccacagcTTGGTCCAACATTTGGGCCATTGAATGGGCCtctcaatgagcccaaatcactcccaatttaggcccaattgacacctaattgagttggcattgtttcacccaaataccgactcaattagacctaaactaactcgatctaggcaTAAACGATTGCAAGTAACtctcatattgtccgacatgtcattgattcatccggcgcttcgttcgatccttcggcacatTGTCCTCTTTTGCGACcttttgcccaattggcatgttaactccgcaactccaatcttcttggcgtaatgtccgctcttctaggcctaATACCTAAATtcacggcacgaagccttctactgacatgttgaccgatcctccggcccaacgtccaatctactgacatgtttgctccggcctaaCGTCTGATTCCTTCTGCTTTAATAGTTTTACCTGTTTTGATCGAAGCTAGCCTTATGTCACTTAAAATCcagattagatcaaacacatcaattgatttcatcatcaaaatctgagattcaatattaagaggtatatatattttctttctagTTTTATATTAATTTATGACACGATTAGCTCTATTCTATATAGTTAATTAGGATGATTGACATATTTACAACAATAAAAGAAGACTAATTATGTAATAATATAGTTTTTTAATGCTATAATTAGTGGATTTAATATAGATTTCAATAAAATTAGTCCTATATTGGGTTAATTTTATGTAGATAATGCTTATTGGGATTATTGATATACTTATAATAGTAAAAGAGGGATAATTatgtaataatataattttttaatattataattagtaaATTTAATATTAACTTCCTCAAAATTAGACCCATATTGGGTCAATTCTATACGGTTTATACCTTTTAAGATGATTGACATATTTATAATGACAAAATATGattcattatatataattatagtaGTTTTTATTTAAAATCTAATAATAATTAATGTTAATCATAGTTTgttaatttgataaatatttgTACGAACATAATATCAAAGGAATAGGTATATGATGATGCTTCGGATCATGCTAACCATTTGGATaacaaccattatcattggtaatgTATTCATTGTGACTATATTAAAATCACTTAATTGAAATAATATTTGATTGGTGACTATCTCAACATtgtaaaatacaaaaaaattccGATAGAGATCCATAAATTATTTCAAGATAAGCTACAATAGGCAAAGAATGATATAATGCCAGAGAAGGTTAAGTAATAGGACGAATACAAGCATAGGAACTCATTTATGATAAGGATGAGGGTCATAATGATGATGTCAACTCAAATTTTAGAGTTAGTATTTATGCACTACTAGAGTATTaatatgatagaacccttgcagattctaaacttggggttgatctctttaggggatcggcctccttggaactctataggggttcctccctccaagttgctgcttaaaggctgcagaaaagattcatctattgcttgggaaaagaggaggaatacatgactatttatagggcttctaaaccttaactcctaataggacttctactcaagactcctacttataaccaactcctaataggactcctacttaagactcatattcctttacaactcctaattcttctttaagaaacaacctcctaaccctagccggcctctttacctctttaataggggtcggcttaggtaggttttacatgaatgtccctctcaattaggactctcctagctagagtcctaacagacccgccctcttcaaatcagccttgtcctcgaggctgacgattcatgaattctgggaatttgatcttcaagtcgtcgtagttctcccaagtggcatcttctgataataggttcgcccactgtattagcacttcagtagtgggtcgtcatcgttgagtcacattccgtcgatcaataatagcacttggttgggtctggagttctccttgcgtagtcatatttggtgggtggctttgggctatctccaagtacctatttacaacttttgtatggccatcggtttgtgggtgatatgccatactccttttcaatttaataccctgcatatggaataactttgtccaaaatctgcttgtgaagatgcaagtagaatttgtcacaagcataatgcatcccttatagtgtaattcttttgagtcccaattgtaatgagccacggagcttggtgcttcctccaattttttttttttataatcttactagtctttgaatcttcctgccattctatcttaatatcctcaaggaagtcgctggtcggaagtgaaacggtcgaaacttcagcttgctcgggtagctacgaaagcgcatctgcaagaacattctctttcccctttttgtaagttgtttcataatcaaatctaagtagttttgttacccatttttgctgctcaggggatgatatctttcgctccaaaaagtacttaaggcttttttggtcggttttaatttgaaatcgtcgaccaatcaagtaggatcTCCACcgcgttgttgcgcgcacaatggcgagcatctccttatcatatgttgacttattttgatgggagggagataatgccttgctagtgtatgtgagtggttgaccatcttgaatgagaatggctccaattccgactccagatgcgtcggcctcaataatgaagggtcggttgaaatctggtagtgttagcaccggcgtcgtcgttatggctgccttaagtttgtcgaaggcagcggaggctctgtccgaccaatggaagacatcttttttcagtaaggaagtaactggtgcactaatctctccatagtttttcacgaacttgcaacagtagcctattaaacccagaaagccatgtagcaattttatgttcctcggggtcagccagttttacattgctccaattttgaaggggtctactgccacaccttcctctgatatgatatgcccaagatattccatcttctttcgaagaaagcaaaaattcatagtggttgttgtgtgttcaaaaggtggttttcggtatgtcttcttcgcatacttgtatttgatgatacccggatcgaaggtccagctttgtgaagatttgtgctcccttagcaactcatctactactagaatagggtatttatccttaatggttatgccattgagagctcggtaatcaacacataatcgccatattccatcattcttttgtatgaggagcatcggtgaagagtaggggctgcaacatggccgaataactcctgttttgagcatctcttttacaatcctttctatttcatccttctggagatatggatactgatatggctgagcatttgctgcagatttgcctggaagaatcgttatataatgatcatgccgacgggtaagaggtaggttgcacggttcgtcaaatatatctgaaaattcagcaagcaaaggaagtagatttggatcttcaaattttgttggctctcccttagtttgctgctcaagttgtaccaaaaaaccgctgcatgctttatgcaaaaccttctccatttgttgtgtgcaaatcatcgttacgtcgccctcacgtttcccatgcagtatcacctgtttctccttactgtaaaattttataaatagttgcataaaattgttgggaaatcatagggggggcgacatcatatgcgcagcggaagaacaagaaaacaaaaatccccgattcccaaaaagatgttcatcgtcgtgcgaagattggtgcgcaaaatccgcaaaaacacaaaactgcgtatagagattgtgttacctagggagatcgtatatccctgtttccttgcagatccttaggagagggtgaaggaggtcaagcgtcctcctctctagcggtgatccacatagcagggttgcgacgacgctcctcaaaactccaggcctactctgaggtggagagggagaggagaataggaagggcaagcaaagactctagcctatgaggttgtgaatccctcctatttatagagatcccgtgtcaaaaccctaatgggtcctttccctagtgggtattggatctgcatccaataagacaagggctccgtcggatatcttatatccgaacctctactcatcgcaatgcctaccatatgtgtgtgaccctctaggcccaatatcgagctggccgtgagtcatacctatcagaactccttctaactaagtgaattattatctctgtaataattcactcgacttatcgactacggaagtactaggccactacgccgtagtccccagacgatacaggggaatccaatccattggacctgtctgtcctcagttaccatgtacctatagtccctcatccatctaatatcccagagaccgtatatcgagcatggtgctgtcagacccatacggtttctactcgagtctcgctctaatcggattctcccggagaactctttctctctcaacccgaatgaccctggccagggatttgtctgagcaagaacacatgggatattcctctcatgataccgagagtggatgatcctctatcgacactcaatagccctcgtaaggtcgactaccactcccaatgaccagctgtactagatctgggaacagccaaacctataagtctggtatcaaagagtggagcactcatacaggacatccttggtgtctcaagtctaagaaccagatacaccactaggactacggaatcgttgtctgacaataaggcatcatcaaccatccagcattccgtaagcggatcaatcagtgaactcattctccaatgagcacctgtactgtatccctagtgtccctacac
Coding sequences:
- the LOC135594312 gene encoding tetratricopeptide repeat protein SKI3-like isoform X3, with amino-acid sequence MHPEMSRPQGDEDLLRQLQETLDSDPDNPSHHYNIGLFLWKKGEAVDDQADQSKQLRERAAEHFLASAKLNPSDGVAFRFLGHYYSTVSVDAQRSAKCYQRAVALNPHDSEAGEALCDLLDGEGKESLEIAVCREASEKSPRAFWAFQRLGYLQVHQRRWSEAVQSLQHAIRGFPACADLWRLVLPTIAWACLLQLLSRMGEPLSWRTQEYLHWWRVGIFS
- the LOC135594312 gene encoding tetratricopeptide repeat protein SKI3-like isoform X2, with translation MHPEMSRPGDEDLLRQLQETLDSDPDNPSHHYNIGLFLWKKGEAVDDQADQSKQLRERAAEHFLASAKLNPSDGVAFRFLGHYYSTVSVDAQRSAKCYQRAVALNPHDSEAGEALCDLLDGEGKESLEIAVCREASEKSPRAFWAFQRLGYLQVHQRRWSEAVQSLQHAIRGFPACADLWEALGLAYHRLGMFTAAVKSYGRAIELENSRIFALVESGHIQLMLGSFRKVQENCILTGYLGKWPLPMAFYLMVGFVLPR
- the LOC135594312 gene encoding tetratricopeptide repeat protein SKI3-like isoform X1, which encodes MHPEMSRPQGDEDLLRQLQETLDSDPDNPSHHYNIGLFLWKKGEAVDDQADQSKQLRERAAEHFLASAKLNPSDGVAFRFLGHYYSTVSVDAQRSAKCYQRAVALNPHDSEAGEALCDLLDGEGKESLEIAVCREASEKSPRAFWAFQRLGYLQVHQRRWSEAVQSLQHAIRGFPACADLWEALGLAYHRLGMFTAAVKSYGRAIELENSRIFALVESGHIQLMLGSFRKVQENCILTGYLGKWPLPMAFYLMVGFVLPR